The following are encoded in a window of Kitasatospora fiedleri genomic DNA:
- the panB gene encoding 3-methyl-2-oxobutanoate hydroxymethyltransferase: MNASPLQPAQTQDAPAGTALYGGVTNRRVTVRDLARAKRDGERWAMLTAYDALTAGVFDEAGIPVLLVGDSAGNCHLGYETTVPVTMDQMVMMSAAVVRGTKRALIVADLPFGSYQESPAQALHNAARLMKEAGVQAVKLEGGERSARSIELLVEAGVPVMAHIGLTPQSVHAFGGYPVQGRGDEAAHQLLRDAKAVQQAGAFAVVLEAVPAELAAQVTEHSAIPTVGIGGGPGTDAQVLVWTDFAGMTAGRVPKFVKQYANLRATLAQAATEFATDVREGAFPGPEHSFS; the protein is encoded by the coding sequence ATGAACGCTTCTCCGCTTCAGCCTGCCCAGACGCAGGACGCCCCCGCCGGCACCGCCCTCTACGGCGGCGTCACCAACCGCCGGGTGACCGTCCGGGACCTCGCCAGGGCCAAGCGCGACGGCGAACGCTGGGCGATGCTGACCGCCTACGACGCCCTCACCGCCGGGGTCTTCGACGAGGCCGGCATCCCGGTCCTGCTGGTCGGCGACTCGGCGGGCAACTGCCACCTCGGCTACGAGACCACCGTACCGGTGACCATGGACCAGATGGTGATGATGTCCGCCGCCGTGGTCCGCGGCACCAAGCGCGCCCTCATCGTCGCCGACCTGCCCTTCGGCTCCTACCAGGAGTCCCCGGCCCAGGCCCTGCACAACGCCGCCCGCCTGATGAAGGAGGCCGGCGTCCAGGCCGTCAAGCTGGAGGGCGGCGAGCGCAGCGCCCGCAGCATCGAGCTGCTCGTCGAGGCGGGCGTCCCGGTGATGGCCCACATCGGCCTCACCCCGCAGTCCGTGCACGCCTTCGGCGGCTACCCCGTCCAGGGCCGCGGCGACGAGGCGGCGCACCAGCTGCTGCGCGACGCGAAGGCCGTCCAGCAGGCCGGCGCCTTCGCCGTCGTCCTGGAGGCCGTCCCCGCGGAGCTCGCGGCGCAGGTCACCGAGCACTCCGCGATCCCCACCGTCGGCATCGGCGGCGGCCCCGGCACCGACGCGCAGGTCCTGGTCTGGACCGACTTCGCCGGCATGACGGCCGGCCGCGTCCCCAAGTTCGTCAAGCAGTACGCGAACCTCCGCGCGACGCTGGCCCAGGCCGCGACCGAGTTCGCCACCGACGTCCGCGAGGGCGCCTTCCCCGGCCCGGAGCACAGCTTCAGCTAG
- a CDS encoding ATP-binding cassette domain-containing protein, with amino-acid sequence MTRIERNAVEVHGIVKHYGETKALDGVDLTVREGTVLGLLGPNGAGKTTLVRVLSTLIKPDAGTAFVGGYDVLRQPKQLRRTIGLTGQYASVDELLSGYENLYLIGRLLDLSAKDAKARAAELLERFSLTEAAKRPAKGYSGGMRRRLDLAASMIGRPRVLYLDEPTTGLDPRTRNEVWDEVQRMVGEGSTVLLTTQYMEEAEQLAHALTVIDKGRVIANGGVEELKTQVGGQSLQVRPADPAQLPEMARVLREAGVPATFSAESELLSVHLTDDRQLTTVIGVLGTRGYGVAGIDTKLPSLDEVFLSITGKSAVPAQTRDKEPVA; translated from the coding sequence ATGACACGAATCGAGCGCAACGCCGTGGAGGTCCACGGCATCGTGAAGCACTACGGGGAGACGAAGGCCCTGGACGGGGTCGACCTGACGGTGCGCGAGGGGACGGTGCTGGGGCTGCTCGGGCCGAACGGGGCCGGGAAGACCACCCTGGTGCGGGTCCTGTCGACGCTGATCAAGCCGGACGCGGGCACCGCGTTCGTCGGCGGCTACGACGTGCTGCGCCAGCCCAAGCAGCTGCGCCGCACCATCGGCCTGACCGGCCAGTACGCCTCGGTGGACGAGCTGCTGTCGGGCTACGAGAACCTGTACCTGATCGGGCGCCTGCTGGACCTCTCCGCGAAGGACGCCAAGGCCCGCGCCGCCGAGCTGCTGGAGCGCTTCTCGCTCACCGAGGCGGCCAAGCGGCCCGCCAAGGGCTACTCGGGCGGCATGCGCCGCCGGCTGGACCTCGCGGCCTCGATGATCGGCCGCCCCCGGGTGCTGTACCTGGACGAGCCCACCACCGGCCTCGACCCGCGCACCCGCAACGAGGTCTGGGACGAGGTGCAGCGGATGGTCGGCGAGGGGTCGACGGTGCTGCTGACCACCCAGTACATGGAGGAGGCCGAGCAGCTCGCGCACGCCCTGACCGTGATCGACAAGGGCCGGGTGATCGCCAACGGCGGCGTCGAGGAGCTGAAGACGCAGGTCGGCGGGCAGAGCCTGCAGGTGCGGCCGGCCGACCCGGCGCAACTGCCGGAGATGGCCCGGGTGCTCCGGGAGGCCGGCGTCCCGGCCACCTTCTCGGCCGAGTCGGAGCTGCTGTCGGTGCACCTGACCGACGACCGGCAACTGACCACCGTGATCGGGGTGCTGGGCACCCGCGGCTACGGGGTGGCCGGCATCGACACCAAGCTGCCCAGCCTGGACGAGGTGTTCCTGTCCATCACCGGCAAGTCCGCCGTCCCCGCCCAGACCCGTGACAAGGAGCCCGTCGCATGA
- a CDS encoding ABC transporter permease, whose product MSAATLNPAPAPAAATEDDTRIGLRANLRHLGALTRRNLMRIKADPESMLDALLVPVIMILLFVYVFGGAMAGGQHQYMQYMVPGLLGTTGLNLAMALGTGLNTDFQTGVMDRFRTLPIGRSAVLLSKMIAETLRAVVAFAVLIGFAMALGMDIDGGPLKLLAAVGLSLVFGSSLMWVSMLLGMSLRSAQAVQGMSMIVMMPLQFGSSIFADPTTMPGWLQAFTKHNPLSALADACRALINDQPVGNSVVTVLLWAAAITVVTAPLAVARFRKRT is encoded by the coding sequence ATGAGCGCCGCCACCCTGAACCCCGCCCCGGCACCGGCCGCCGCCACCGAGGACGACACCCGGATCGGCCTGCGGGCCAACCTGCGCCACCTGGGCGCGCTGACCCGCCGGAACCTGATGCGGATCAAGGCCGACCCGGAGTCGATGCTGGACGCGCTGCTGGTCCCGGTCATCATGATCCTGCTGTTCGTCTACGTGTTCGGCGGCGCGATGGCCGGCGGACAGCACCAGTACATGCAGTACATGGTGCCCGGCCTGCTCGGCACCACCGGCCTCAACCTGGCGATGGCGCTGGGCACCGGCCTGAACACCGACTTCCAGACCGGTGTGATGGACCGCTTCCGCACCCTGCCGATCGGGCGCTCCGCGGTGCTGCTGTCGAAGATGATCGCGGAGACGCTGCGGGCGGTGGTCGCCTTCGCGGTGCTGATCGGCTTCGCGATGGCCCTCGGGATGGACATCGACGGCGGCCCGCTGAAGCTGCTGGCCGCGGTCGGCCTGTCGCTGGTGTTCGGCTCCTCGCTGATGTGGGTGTCGATGCTGCTGGGCATGTCGCTGCGCAGCGCCCAGGCGGTGCAGGGCATGTCGATGATCGTGATGATGCCGCTGCAGTTCGGCAGCTCGATCTTCGCCGACCCGACCACCATGCCGGGCTGGCTGCAGGCGTTCACCAAGCACAACCCGCTGTCCGCGCTGGCCGACGCCTGCCGCGCCCTGATCAACGACCAGCCGGTGGGGAACTCGGTGGTGACGGTGCTGCTCTGGGCGGCGGCGATCACCGTGGTGACCGCGCCGCTGGCGGTGGCCCGCTTCCGCAAGCGCACCTGA
- a CDS encoding ATP-binding protein yields the protein MHYGILGTTTAHHDDGTPVALGGARLRALLAALALRQGRPVPAELLADEVWADEPPQDAAAALQTLVGRLRRTVGRAEIGSGPAGYWLTDPRTDVAEFQRRAADGARALRDGDPAAAAEQLTTALALWRGPALADLPDRTAPAARLEDQRAEARRHRLTAALALGRTAEVTAELAELCRDHPFDEQLQALQLRALRAAGRTAEALDRYEEVRRTLADRLGTDPGPELRALHQELLRAEAPPAPAPAAAPPTAPAAGNLRPGRTSFVGRDGELTTVADALAAGRLTTLTGPGGSGKTRLSVEAGRREQDAARWPGGVWQVELAPLEDPAAVPDAVASALGLRETVLHTGGTVAEAIEGGRKDPVSRLVDHLGRRRVLLLLDNCEHVIQAAADLADRLLADCPGVTVLATSREPLGVPGESVLPVEPLPDPTALRLLAERGAAARPGFRTDQDPAACAEICRRLDGLPLAIELAAARLRGMTPRQLADRLDSRFALLTAGSRTLLPRQQTLRAVVDWSWDLLGDRERAALRRLSVFAGGCTLEAAEQVVADGELVRREEVADLLLSLVDKSLLVAGLGEQPRYWMLETIHEYAAERLAEAAEPGTGHRHTAHYRELSRTAYLNLHGPGQLDELARLDREQENVRAALRRAVDTGREQEGLVLVLSMAGYWMLRDYRAESRAWYDAVAALGPDPYADDAPPAVPLTVGPLDAPLPMPPELLDEARRQLGLHRLISLFSGDLGLLDSSGALDTAERILATYTPDLPQSYRQPVLARVFTVFLTGEMERTREVMDDAVAGARVHGGPLDLAFALQLRARLLNDLAGALDQAIADSEEALALYTALGDRWGMSDALSGKAENATKYGDVAQAEAAFRQAIELSVQLGAHQEVPMLRARLGEVLAERDPEAGERMVREAVAAASEDRTDAEGARMYGRLVLCNLSARRGDYAGALAVLDELPVDPGARGPVPSVFTGIVGCIRGWVVARAGDPVAGLELMRAGRRAMTEVEAGATVFVEHMAMMLMTPVAGALVEYARAFDEPAAARRAAELLGAHDGISGMPGSFMERSEHARCVAAARELLGEDDYLAAYERGGRLTLREASALLNDPGPFGAGSS from the coding sequence GTGCACTACGGCATCCTCGGCACCACCACCGCCCACCACGACGACGGCACCCCGGTCGCGCTCGGCGGCGCCCGGCTGCGCGCCCTGCTGGCCGCGCTCGCCCTGCGCCAGGGCCGTCCCGTGCCCGCCGAGCTGCTCGCCGACGAGGTGTGGGCCGACGAGCCGCCGCAGGACGCCGCCGCCGCGCTGCAGACCCTGGTCGGCCGGCTGCGCCGCACGGTGGGCCGGGCCGAGATCGGCTCCGGGCCCGCCGGGTACTGGCTGACCGACCCGCGCACCGACGTCGCCGAGTTCCAGCGCCGGGCCGCCGACGGCGCCCGCGCCCTCCGGGACGGCGACCCGGCCGCCGCCGCCGAGCAGCTCACCACCGCGCTCGCGCTGTGGCGCGGCCCGGCCCTGGCCGACCTGCCCGACCGCACCGCCCCCGCCGCCCGCCTGGAGGACCAGCGCGCGGAGGCCCGCCGGCACCGGCTGACCGCCGCGCTCGCCCTCGGCCGCACCGCCGAGGTCACCGCCGAACTCGCCGAACTCTGCCGTGACCACCCCTTCGACGAGCAGCTCCAGGCCCTCCAGCTGCGCGCCCTGCGGGCCGCCGGCCGCACCGCCGAGGCGCTCGACCGCTACGAGGAGGTCCGGCGCACCCTGGCCGACCGGCTCGGCACCGACCCCGGCCCCGAACTGCGCGCCCTGCACCAGGAGTTGCTGCGCGCCGAGGCGCCCCCCGCCCCGGCCCCCGCCGCCGCGCCGCCGACCGCCCCGGCGGCCGGCAACCTCCGCCCCGGCCGGACCAGCTTCGTCGGCCGGGACGGCGAACTCACCACCGTGGCCGACGCCCTGGCGGCCGGCCGGCTCACCACCCTGACCGGCCCCGGCGGTTCCGGCAAGACCAGGCTGTCGGTCGAGGCCGGCCGCCGCGAGCAGGACGCCGCCCGCTGGCCCGGCGGCGTCTGGCAGGTCGAACTCGCCCCGCTGGAGGACCCGGCCGCCGTCCCCGACGCCGTCGCCTCCGCGCTCGGCCTGCGCGAGACCGTGCTGCACACCGGCGGCACCGTCGCCGAGGCCATCGAGGGCGGCCGCAAGGACCCGGTCTCCCGGCTGGTCGACCACCTCGGCCGCCGCCGCGTCCTGCTGCTGCTCGACAACTGCGAGCACGTCATCCAGGCCGCCGCCGACCTCGCCGACCGGCTGCTCGCCGACTGTCCCGGCGTCACCGTGCTCGCCACCAGCCGCGAACCGCTCGGCGTCCCCGGCGAGTCCGTGCTGCCGGTCGAGCCGCTGCCGGACCCGACCGCGCTGCGCCTGCTCGCCGAGCGCGGCGCCGCCGCCCGCCCCGGCTTCCGCACCGACCAGGACCCGGCCGCCTGCGCCGAGATCTGCCGCCGCCTGGACGGCCTGCCGCTGGCCATCGAACTGGCCGCCGCCCGGCTGCGCGGCATGACCCCGCGCCAGCTCGCCGACCGCCTCGACTCCCGGTTCGCCCTGCTCACGGCGGGCTCCCGGACCCTGCTGCCCCGGCAGCAGACCCTGCGCGCCGTCGTCGACTGGTCCTGGGACCTGCTCGGCGACCGCGAGCGCGCCGCGCTGCGCCGGCTGTCGGTGTTCGCCGGCGGCTGCACCCTGGAGGCCGCCGAGCAGGTCGTCGCCGACGGCGAGCTGGTGCGCCGCGAGGAGGTCGCCGACCTGCTGCTCTCGCTGGTCGACAAGTCCCTGCTGGTGGCCGGGCTGGGCGAGCAGCCCCGCTACTGGATGCTGGAGACCATCCACGAGTACGCCGCCGAACGCCTCGCCGAGGCCGCCGAACCCGGGACCGGCCACCGCCACACCGCCCACTACCGCGAACTCAGCCGCACCGCCTACCTGAACCTGCACGGCCCCGGTCAGCTCGACGAACTCGCCCGCCTCGACCGCGAGCAGGAGAACGTCCGGGCCGCGCTGCGCCGCGCCGTCGACACCGGCCGGGAGCAGGAGGGCCTCGTCCTGGTCCTGTCGATGGCCGGCTACTGGATGCTGCGCGACTACCGCGCCGAGTCCCGCGCCTGGTACGACGCGGTCGCCGCGCTCGGCCCCGACCCGTACGCCGACGACGCCCCGCCGGCCGTCCCGCTCACCGTCGGGCCGCTGGACGCGCCGCTGCCGATGCCGCCCGAACTGCTCGACGAGGCCCGCCGCCAGCTCGGCCTGCACCGGCTGATCAGCCTGTTCTCCGGCGACCTGGGCCTGCTCGACAGCTCGGGCGCGCTGGACACCGCCGAACGCATCCTGGCCACCTACACCCCCGACCTGCCGCAGTCCTACCGGCAGCCGGTGCTCGCCCGGGTGTTCACCGTCTTCCTCACCGGCGAGATGGAGCGCACCCGCGAGGTGATGGACGACGCGGTGGCCGGCGCCCGGGTGCACGGCGGCCCGCTCGACCTGGCCTTCGCCCTGCAACTGCGGGCCCGGCTGCTCAACGACCTGGCCGGCGCGCTGGACCAGGCGATCGCCGACAGCGAGGAGGCGCTCGCCCTCTACACCGCGCTGGGCGACCGCTGGGGCATGTCCGACGCGCTCTCCGGCAAGGCCGAGAACGCCACCAAGTACGGCGACGTCGCCCAGGCCGAGGCGGCCTTCCGGCAGGCCATCGAGCTCTCCGTCCAGCTCGGCGCGCACCAGGAGGTCCCGATGCTGCGGGCCCGGCTCGGCGAGGTGCTGGCCGAGCGCGACCCGGAGGCCGGCGAGCGGATGGTCCGCGAGGCGGTCGCCGCCGCGTCCGAGGACCGGACCGACGCCGAGGGCGCCCGGATGTACGGGCGGCTGGTGCTGTGCAACCTGTCCGCGCGGCGCGGCGACTACGCCGGGGCGCTCGCGGTGCTCGACGAACTGCCGGTCGACCCCGGCGCGCGCGGCCCGGTGCCCTCGGTGTTCACCGGCATCGTCGGCTGCATCCGCGGCTGGGTGGTGGCCCGGGCCGGCGACCCGGTGGCCGGGCTGGAGCTGATGCGGGCCGGGCGCCGCGCGATGACCGAGGTCGAGGCCGGCGCCACCGTCTTCGTCGAGCACATGGCGATGATGCTGATGACCCCGGTGGCGGGCGCCCTGGTCGAGTACGCCCGCGCGTTCGACGAGCCCGCCGCCGCCCGCCGCGCCGCCGAACTGCTCGGCGCCCACGACGGCATCAGCGGCATGCCCGGCTCGTTCATGGAGCGCAGCGAGCACGCCCGGTGCGTCGCCGCGGCCCGCGAACTGCTGGGCGAGGACGACTACCTGGCCGCGTACGAGCGGGGCGGACGCCTCACGCTGCGTGAGGCGTCCGCCCTGTTGAACGATCCCGGCCCGTTCGGCGCCGGGTCCTCCTGA
- a CDS encoding site-2 protease family protein: MTYASTGQRSAESRVSPIFLALAGTFLASGIALASGWGNDRMGVFLFVVAGWMVSLCLHEYAHARTALAGGDLTVGTKGYLTLNPLKYGHVVLSFVLPVVFVIMGGIGLPGGAVYIERDRISGRLKHSLISAAGPLVNVAFGVVTLVLISQGWFDNPDLPSSADGIEYPLSPLPAALGFLAYLQVTAAILNLLPVPGLDGYGIVEPWLSYRTRRAIAPYAPYGMLLLFALVWQSQVGQWLQEGTLHVFDLFGVDPVYPALGDHLFRFWQN; the protein is encoded by the coding sequence ATGACCTACGCCAGCACCGGCCAGCGCAGCGCGGAGAGCCGGGTCAGCCCGATCTTCCTGGCGCTGGCCGGCACCTTCCTCGCCTCCGGCATCGCGCTGGCCTCGGGCTGGGGCAACGACCGGATGGGCGTGTTCCTGTTCGTGGTGGCGGGGTGGATGGTCTCGCTCTGCCTGCACGAGTACGCGCACGCCCGCACCGCGCTGGCCGGCGGCGACCTCACGGTCGGCACCAAGGGCTACCTGACCCTGAACCCGCTGAAGTACGGGCACGTGGTGCTGAGCTTCGTGCTGCCGGTGGTCTTCGTGATCATGGGCGGGATCGGCCTGCCCGGCGGCGCGGTGTACATCGAGCGGGACCGGATCTCCGGCCGGCTCAAGCACAGCCTGATCTCGGCGGCCGGGCCGCTGGTGAACGTGGCGTTCGGCGTGGTGACGCTGGTGCTGATCAGCCAGGGCTGGTTCGACAACCCGGACCTGCCGTCGAGCGCCGACGGCATCGAGTACCCGCTCTCGCCGCTGCCGGCCGCGCTGGGCTTCCTCGCCTACCTCCAGGTCACCGCGGCGATCCTGAACCTGCTGCCGGTGCCCGGCCTGGACGGCTACGGCATCGTCGAGCCCTGGCTGTCGTACCGGACCCGCCGGGCGATCGCGCCGTACGCGCCGTACGGCATGCTGCTGCTGTTCGCGCTGGTGTGGCAGAGCCAGGTCGGGCAGTGGCTCCAGGAGGGGACGCTGCACGTCTTCGACCTGTTCGGCGTCGACCCGGTCTACCCGGCGCTCGGCGACCACCTGTTCCGGTTCTGGCAGAACTAG
- the npdG gene encoding NADPH-dependent F420 reductase has protein sequence MTQPDSVNATAVNATAVNATAADETAASATAANATAGPGRNLPDVSHLVVGVIGGTGDQGRGLALRLARAGQQVVVGSRSAERAAACAAELGLGIRGADNAACAAASDVVIVAVPWDGHAETLTSLRAELAGKIVVDCVNPLGFDKQGAYPLQVPEGSAAQQAAALLPDSTVTAAFHHLSAVLLQDESVERIDTDVMVLGEDRTATDTVQALASRIPGMRGVFAGRLRNAHQVESLVANLISVNRRYKAHAGLRITDV, from the coding sequence ATGACGCAACCCGATTCAGTGAACGCGACGGCAGTGAACGCGACGGCAGTGAACGCGACGGCGGCCGACGAGACGGCCGCGAGCGCGACGGCCGCGAACGCGACGGCCGGACCCGGCCGGAACCTGCCCGACGTCTCCCACCTCGTGGTGGGGGTCATTGGCGGCACCGGCGACCAGGGCCGCGGCCTCGCCCTGCGGCTGGCCAGGGCCGGACAGCAGGTGGTGGTCGGCTCCCGCAGCGCCGAGCGCGCCGCGGCCTGCGCCGCCGAACTGGGCCTGGGCATCCGCGGCGCCGACAACGCGGCCTGCGCCGCCGCCAGCGACGTGGTGATCGTCGCGGTGCCGTGGGACGGCCACGCCGAGACGCTGACCTCGCTGCGCGCCGAACTCGCCGGGAAGATCGTGGTGGACTGCGTCAACCCGCTGGGCTTCGACAAGCAGGGCGCCTACCCGCTCCAGGTCCCCGAGGGCTCGGCCGCCCAGCAGGCCGCCGCGCTGCTGCCCGACTCCACCGTCACCGCCGCCTTCCACCACCTGTCGGCGGTGCTGCTCCAGGACGAGAGCGTGGAGCGGATCGACACCGACGTGATGGTGCTCGGCGAGGACCGGACCGCCACCGACACCGTGCAGGCGCTGGCCTCCCGGATCCCCGGCATGCGCGGCGTCTTCGCCGGGCGGCTGCGCAACGCCCACCAGGTGGAGTCGCTGGTCGCCAACCTGATCTCGGTCAACCGCCGCTACAAGGCCCACGCGGGCCTGCGGATCACCGACGTGTGA
- a CDS encoding MFS transporter yields the protein MTRTAPFLRRLLPDLTPWRASRDFRLLWASGCVTGFGSFLSFVALPIQLKQLTDSTFAVGLVGAFELVPLVVFGLWGGALADALDRRRLVLLSEAGLALLSALLLANALLPHPLLWPIYLVAALTAALAGLQRPALDSMVPRVVAHDQLPAAFALNSLYRNVASVAGPPLAGVVVAVAGARSAYALDVLTFLLSLALIVRMRPVPPAESAEAPSLRTIGQGLAYAWSRKDLLGTYAIDLVAMVFAYPVALYPFLAAELDAEWALGLLYGATAAGALVVAATGGWTARVHRHGRMLLFAALGWGGAVALAGLVGNIWLVLLFLALAGGADQVSGVARSTIWNQSIPDGLRGRLAGVEVLSYSVGPQLGQVRAGGMAALAGVRGSIWAGGALCVLGVLALTAAIPRLLAWDSRTDPHALAVRDQHERQAAGVS from the coding sequence GTGACACGTACCGCCCCGTTCCTCCGCAGGCTCCTCCCGGATCTCACGCCCTGGCGCGCCTCCCGGGACTTCCGGCTGCTCTGGGCGTCGGGGTGCGTGACCGGCTTCGGCAGTTTCCTGTCGTTCGTGGCGCTGCCGATCCAGCTCAAGCAGCTGACCGACTCGACCTTCGCGGTGGGCCTGGTCGGCGCGTTCGAGCTGGTGCCGCTGGTGGTGTTCGGCCTGTGGGGCGGTGCCCTGGCGGACGCGCTGGACCGGCGGCGCCTGGTGCTGCTCAGCGAGGCCGGGCTGGCCCTGCTGTCGGCGCTGCTGCTGGCCAACGCGCTGCTGCCGCACCCGCTGCTGTGGCCGATCTACCTGGTCGCGGCGCTGACGGCGGCGCTGGCCGGGCTGCAGCGCCCGGCGCTGGACTCGATGGTCCCCCGGGTGGTGGCGCACGACCAGCTGCCCGCCGCGTTCGCCCTCAACTCGCTGTACCGCAACGTCGCCTCGGTGGCCGGCCCGCCGCTGGCGGGCGTGGTGGTCGCGGTGGCCGGCGCCCGCAGCGCCTACGCGCTGGACGTGCTGACCTTCCTGCTCTCGCTGGCGCTGATCGTCCGGATGCGGCCGGTGCCGCCCGCCGAGAGCGCCGAGGCCCCCTCGCTGCGCACCATCGGCCAGGGCTTGGCGTACGCCTGGAGCCGCAAGGACCTGCTGGGCACGTACGCGATCGACCTGGTGGCGATGGTGTTCGCCTACCCGGTGGCGCTGTACCCGTTCCTGGCCGCGGAGCTGGACGCGGAGTGGGCGCTGGGCCTGCTGTACGGGGCGACGGCGGCCGGGGCGCTGGTGGTGGCGGCCACCGGCGGCTGGACGGCCCGGGTGCACCGGCACGGCCGGATGCTGCTGTTCGCGGCGCTCGGCTGGGGCGGGGCGGTGGCGCTGGCCGGGCTGGTCGGGAACATCTGGCTGGTGCTGCTGTTCCTGGCGCTGGCCGGCGGGGCCGACCAGGTCAGCGGGGTGGCCCGGTCGACGATCTGGAACCAGTCCATCCCCGACGGGCTGCGCGGGCGGCTCGCCGGGGTGGAGGTGCTCTCCTACTCGGTGGGCCCGCAGCTGGGCCAGGTGCGGGCCGGCGGGATGGCGGCGCTGGCCGGGGTGCGCGGCTCGATCTGGGCCGGTGGCGCGCTGTGCGTGCTGGGCGTGCTGGCGCTGACCGCGGCGATCCCGAGGCTGCTGGCCTGGGACTCGCGCACCGACCCGCACGCGCTGGCGGTGCGGGACCAGCACGAGCGCCAGGCCGCCGGCGTCTCCTGA
- the map gene encoding type I methionyl aminopeptidase has translation MALVPGTLSPTRKVPAHIARPEYVGKPAPTPYTGPEVQDAETIEKMRIAGRIAARAMAEAAKLIAPGVTTDELDAVAHAYMCDHGAYPSDLGYRSFPKSICTSINEVICHGIPDSTVLRDGDIVNIDATAFIHGVHGDLNATYLCGEVDEESRLLVERTEESLNRAIKAVKPGRQVNVIGRVIESYAKRFGYGVVRDFTGHGINTSFHSGLIIPHYDSDRATQVIKPGMTFTIEPMLTLGSYDYDIWPDGWTVVTKDRKRTAQFEHTLLVTADGAEVLTLP, from the coding sequence ATGGCTCTGGTACCCGGCACGCTGTCCCCCACCCGCAAGGTCCCCGCGCACATCGCGCGTCCGGAGTACGTCGGCAAGCCCGCGCCGACGCCGTACACCGGCCCCGAGGTGCAGGACGCGGAGACGATCGAGAAGATGCGGATCGCCGGCCGGATCGCGGCGCGGGCGATGGCCGAGGCGGCGAAGCTGATCGCCCCCGGCGTCACCACCGACGAGCTGGACGCCGTCGCGCACGCCTACATGTGCGACCACGGCGCGTACCCGTCGGACCTCGGCTACCGGAGCTTCCCGAAGTCGATCTGCACCTCGATCAACGAGGTGATCTGCCACGGCATCCCGGACTCGACGGTGCTGCGGGACGGCGACATCGTGAACATCGACGCCACCGCGTTCATCCACGGCGTGCACGGCGACCTGAACGCCACCTACCTGTGCGGCGAGGTGGACGAGGAGTCCCGGCTGCTGGTCGAGCGCACCGAGGAGTCGCTGAACCGGGCGATCAAGGCGGTCAAGCCGGGCCGACAGGTCAACGTGATCGGCCGGGTGATCGAGTCGTACGCCAAGCGCTTCGGCTACGGGGTGGTGCGCGACTTCACCGGCCACGGCATCAACACCTCGTTCCACTCCGGCCTGATCATCCCGCACTACGACAGCGACCGGGCCACCCAGGTGATCAAGCCCGGGATGACCTTCACCATCGAGCCGATGCTCACCCTGGGCAGCTACGACTATGACATCTGGCCGGACGGCTGGACGGTGGTCACCAAGGACCGCAAGCGCACCGCCCAGTTCGAGCACACCCTGCTGGTCACCGCGGACGGCGCGGAGGTCCTCACCCTGCCCTGA
- a CDS encoding bifunctional DNA primase/polymerase, producing METSSRWTSWWRRERRDRPGAGGDAAARLDLLLGAAGAGFPVAPAAHPAGHRCSCDRVGCPAPAQHPLSFAWQSQATTDAEQVARWLDREPEANFVTATGRAHDVLDVPAEAGVLALRRLDALGVGGPVAAVGADRYLFFTATRGTPQDEDEWWTSALDSTPDTVSEHPGLRWHCRGSYTLVPPAALPDGSEVRWLRGPEQPLPDPLRVLDVLTDACTEVGAVAQEQWLIG from the coding sequence ATGGAAACCAGCAGCAGGTGGACGTCCTGGTGGCGGCGGGAGCGGCGGGACCGCCCCGGTGCCGGAGGGGACGCGGCCGCGAGGCTGGATCTGCTGCTGGGGGCGGCCGGGGCGGGTTTCCCGGTGGCGCCCGCGGCGCACCCGGCCGGGCACCGGTGCTCGTGCGACCGGGTCGGCTGTCCGGCCCCGGCCCAGCACCCGCTCTCCTTCGCCTGGCAGTCCCAGGCCACCACCGACGCCGAGCAGGTGGCGCGCTGGCTCGACCGGGAGCCGGAGGCGAACTTCGTCACCGCCACCGGCCGCGCGCACGACGTGCTGGACGTGCCGGCCGAGGCGGGCGTGCTCGCCCTGCGGCGGCTGGACGCGCTCGGCGTGGGCGGCCCGGTCGCCGCGGTCGGCGCCGACCGCTACCTCTTCTTCACCGCGACCCGCGGCACCCCGCAGGACGAGGACGAGTGGTGGACCAGCGCGCTGGACTCCACCCCCGACACCGTCTCCGAGCACCCCGGCCTGCGCTGGCACTGCCGCGGCTCGTACACCCTCGTCCCACCGGCCGCGCTGCCGGACGGCTCCGAGGTGCGCTGGCTGCGCGGCCCCGAGCAGCCCCTGCCGGACCCGCTGCGGGTGCTGGACGTGCTGACCGACGCGTGCACCGAGGTCGGCGCGGTGGCCCAGGAGCAGTGGCTGATCGGCTGA